AGGGCTTTCGAAGGCGCTCGTGGAGCAGTTCGGCGGTGAGGTGCCCGGCAGGCTGGAGGACCTCGTCAAGTTGCCCGGCGTCGGCCGCAAGACCGCCTTCGTCGTGCTCGGCAACGCCTTCGGCCGCCCCGGCATCACCGTGGACACCCACTTCCAGCGGCTCGTGCGGCGCTGGCAGTGGACCGCGGAGACCGATCCCGACAAGATCGAGGCCGCCGTGGCAGCGCTCTTCCCGAAGAGCGACTGGACCGACCTCTCGCACCACGTCATCTGGCACGGCCGCCGCATCTGCCACGCCCGCAAGCCCGCCTGCGGCGCCTGCCCCATCGCCCCGCTCTGCCCGGCCTACGGCGAGGGCGAGACGGACCCCGAGAAGGCCAAGAAGCTCCTGAAGTACGAGAAGGGCGGCTTCCCGGGCCAGCGCCTCAACCCGCCGCAGGCCTACCTGGACGCCGGCGGCAGGGCGGCGCCGCCGCTGGGCGCCGGATGACGGACCGGACACGCCGGCGCGAGGAACGATCAAGGGCCTGCCGGGCGTTGGAACGGGCAGGACGACGGGGGTGGCGATGACACGAGCGAGCGATACGCAGGGCGGGCCGGTGACACTCAGCAAGGAGGGCCTGCCCGACTGGCTCGGCCCGGTGGTGCGGGCCGTGGAGACGGTGCAGCCGCTTCAGCTGAGCCGCTTCCTGCCGCCCGAGGACGGCGCGGGCCGGCAGTCGGCCGTGCTCGTCCTGTTCGGCGAGGGTGAACGCGGTCCCGAACTGCTGCTCATGGAGCGGGCGGGCTCCCTCAGGTCGCACGCGGGACAGCCGTCCTTCCCCGGCGGCGCCCTCGACCCCGAGGACGGCGACCCGCACACCGACGGGCCCCTGCGGGCCGCTCTGCGCGAGGCCGAGGAGGAGACCGGACTCGACCCGTCCGGCGTGCAGCTCTTCGGCGTGCTGCCCAAGCTGTACATCCCGGTCAGCGGCTTCGTGGTGACACCGGTGATGGGGTGGTGGCGCGAGCCGAGCCCGGTCGCCGCGGTCGATCCGAACGAGACGGCGAGGGTCTTCACCGTCCCCGTGGCGGATCTCACGGACCCGGCCAACCGCGCCACCACGGTGCACCCCAGCGGGCACCGAGGTCCGGCATTCCTGGTCGAATCGGCCCTCGTATGGGGGTTCACGGCCGGGATCATCGACCGTCTGCTGCACTACTCCGGCTGGGAGCGCCCCTGGGACCGGGAGAAGCAGGTCCCGCTCGACTGGCGGTCATGACAGGGTGTCCACCGTGAATGTGCTGGACATCCTGTTGCTGGTCGCCGCCGTGTGGTTCGCGATCGTCGGCTATCGCCAGGGCTTCGTCGTCGGCATCCTGTCGGTGATCGGCTTCCTGGGCGGCGGTCTCGTAGCGGTCTACACACTGCCCGTCGTCTGGGACGCGCTGACCGACAACGCGGAGGTGAGCACCACAGCCGCCGTGGTCGCGGTCGTCGTCGTGATCGTCTGCGCCTCCGTGGGGCAGGCCCTCACCACCCACCTCGGCAACAAGCTGCGCCGGTACATCACCTGGTCCCCGGCCCGCGCCCTGGACGCCACCGGCGGCGCCCTCGTCAACGTCGTCGCGATGCTCCTGGTGGCCTGGCTGATCGGCTCCGCCCTCGCCGGCACGACCCTGCCGACGCTCGGCAAGGAGGTGCGCAGCTCCAAGGTGCTCCTCGGAGTCTCCCGGGCGCTGCCCAACCAGGCCGACACCTGGTTCGCCGACTTCTCCTCGGTCCTCGCGCAGAACGGCTTCCCGCAGGTCTTCAGCCCGTTTTCGAACGAGCCGATCACCGACGTCCGGCCCCCGGACCCGGCCCTCGCCAACAGTCCCGTGGCCACGCGCGCGAAGAAGTCCATCGTCAAGGTCATGGGCACCGCCACGAGCTGCGGCAAGGTCCTGGAGGGCTCCGGCTTCGTCTTCGGCGACCGCCGCGTCATGACCAACGCGCACGTGGTCGGCGGCGTCGACGAGCCCACCGTCCAGATAGGCGGCGAGGGCAGGAAGTACGACGCCACGGTCGTCCTCTACGACTGGCACCGCGACATCGCCGTCCTCGACGTGCCCGACCTCAAGGCGCCCGCCCTGAAGTTCTCGGCGACCGACGCCAGGAGCGGCGACGGCGCGATCATCGCGGGCTTCCCCGAGAACGGCTCGTACGACGTCCGCGCCGCACGCGTGCGTGGCCGCATCCCGGCCAACGGCCCGGACATCTACCATCGCGGCACCGTGCGCCGGGACGTGTACTCGCTGTACGCGACCGTCCGCCAGGGCAACTCCGGCGGACCGCTGCTCACCCCCCAGGGGGAGGTGTACGGCGTGGTGTTCGCCAAGTCCCTCGACGACGCCGACACCGGCTACGCGCTCACCGCGGACGAGATCCAGGAGGACATCGCCCAGGGGCGCAGCGCGAACCAGCAGGTCGACAGCGACAGTTGCGCGCTGTAGACGTCGTACGGGAACCCGGTGAATGAAGGGGCGTCAGCCGCGCGGGTGACGCAGGCGTACCGAGACCCATCGGGCCCGGCGGCGCAGGATGCGCGGAATGCCCACCCGGAGGTCCGTACCCTGCATCTGCGGGGTGCCTCCTCGCTGGTGGGGGCTCAGGCCGGTGGCCGAGCGGCGATTGCGAACTGCGTCACTGTAGTCGTGCGTCCAGCCCATACCCGGACGTCTGCCCCTGCCCCAAGGTCGATAACCGCCCCCACGGCCCCCAATTGGCCTATGCGTCAGGCAATTGGCTGTTCGTAGGACAGGTGTTCAGTTCCGGATACTGGGCGCGACGGAACGATCACCGATCGGGCTCGGGATCCTTGAGCCAGTTGATCAGTTCGGCCGAGAAGGCGGCCGGATCCTCCTCGTGCGGGAAGTGCCCGAGCCCGTCGAACAGCCGCCAGCGGTAGGGCGCTTCGACGTACTCGCCGGAGCCGGCCGCGCTGCGGGTGCGCATCACGGGGTCCAGGGAGCCGTGCAGGTGCAGGGTCGGAACCCGCAGCGGCCGCTTCATCCGCCGGTTGAACTGGATGCCGTCCGGCCGGGCCAGGGAGCGCACCATCCACCGGTACGGCTCCACCGAGCAGTGGGCCGTGGACGGGATGCACATCGCGCGCCGGTAGGTGTCCAGCGTCTCGTCGTCCGGCTGGCGGGGGCCGGACCACTCCCGGATCAGCTCGGCCACCTGCGCCCCGTCGTCGGCGGTGAGCTGCCGCTCGGGGATCCAGGGGCGCTGGAACCCCCAGATGTAGGAACCGGCGCGCGTCTGCTTGACGTCGGTGACCATCGCCGAGCGCCAGCGCCGCGGATGCGGCATGGACGTGACGGCGAGCCGCCGTACCAGCTTCGGGCGCATCACCGCGGCCGTCCACGCCAGGTATCCGCCCAGGTCGTGGCCGACCAGCGCGGCGTCCGGCTCACCGAGGGAGCGGACGACGCCGGTGATGTCGAGGACGAGGTTCGTCGGGTCGTACCCGCGCGGGGTGCGGTCGCTGCCGCCGACGCCCCGCAGGTCCATGGCGACGGCCCGGAAGCCCGCGTCGGCCAGCGCGGTCAGCTGGTGCCGCCAGGTCCACCAGAACTGCGGGAAGCCGTGCAGCAGCAGCACCAGCGGGCCGTCGCCGGCCTCGGCGATGTGGAAGCGGGCGCCGTTCGCGGCGACGTCGCGATGCGTCACCTTCGTCCCGTCGGGGAGGGCGTCCGGCCGTACGACCGAGGTGGGTTGCGCCGATGGTGTGGCGGGATCCGTCATGAGGACGAGCGTGCCACAGCCTCGATGGCCGCGGGGGCGCGGTCCTCGATCGCCGGATGCTCCGGCCGCGGGTGCGGCTTGGCCTTCTGCAGGACGCCCGCGGTCTCCTTCATGGACGCGGCGACCTTCTGCGGGCCCTGGCTCTTCTTCGCCTTCTTGGCGAAGGACATGCCGATGAGCGCGAGCACGGCCGCGACCAGCACGTTCGCCGCGAACGACAGCAGGAAGCAGATCGCCAGGTTCCAGTCGCTCCAGGTGCGGATCCCGTAGGCCAGCGCGAAGTTCAGCATCGGCAGCGAGAACACCAGGACCGCGCCGGCCCCGGTGAACGCGCCGCCGCTCGTCGCGCCGCGCTTGACGTCCTGCTTGAGCTGCGCCTTGGCCAGCGCGATCTCGTCGTGCACCAGCGCCGACAATTCGGTCGTCGCCGAGGCGAACAACTGGCCGATGCTGCGTTCGGCGCCGACCGGGCTGCCGTCGGGTGCGCTCATCGCGATCTCCCTCTTCTGCCTACCGTCTGTGTTCCCACGGAACTTTTGTACGTCGTTCCCACGGAACTTTTGTACCGTCCCGTCAGATCATGCCGGACGGCTGTCATCATCGCCTGCCCCGCCCGGCACTTGGGCAACCGCGCCTCGCTCGGCGGCCTTCTCCTCGGCGATCCGGCGGTGCTCGGCGGCCTTCTTCTCGTGGATCGCCGCCATCCGCAGGTGGTACGCCGGGTCGTCCTCCTCGTAGATGTCCGGGATGCCGTCGGCGTCCTCGTCCCGCTCCTCGGCCTCGCACAGCCTGCGGTACTTGGCGTTGCGGATCTTAAGCAGCACGGTCGCCAGGGTCGCGGCGATGAGGGACCCGGTCAGTACGGCGGCCTTGACCTCGTCGGTCAGTACGGCGTCGCCGTCGAAGGCCAGCTCCCCGATGAGCAGCGACACCGTGAAGCCGATGCCGGCCAGCGTGGCCACCGCGAACACGTCCGCCCACTCGAGATCCCCGCTGAGCGAGGCCCTGGTGAAACGTGCCGTCAGCCAGGTGCCGCCGAAGATCCCGACCGCCTTGCCGACCACGAGCCCCAGCACCACGCCCAGCGTCTCCGGCTTGGTGAACACATCGCCCAGCGCCCCGCCCGAGACGGCGACACCCGCGCTGAACAGCGCGAACAGGGGAACGGCGAGACCCGCCGACAGGGGGCGCACCAGGTGTTCGATCTGCTCCCCGGGGGAGTGTGCCTCGCCCTCGTGGCGGTGGCAGCGCAGCATCAGACCCATGGCGACGCCCGCGATGGTCGCGTGGACCCCGCTGTTGTACATCAGCCCCCAGATGACGAGCGCGAGGGGGGCGTACACGTACCAGCCGCGCACGCCCTTCCTCAGAAGCAGCCAGAAGACCGCGAGCCCCACGACGGCGCCGCCGAGCGCGGCGAAGTCGATGGAGCCGGTGAAGAAGACGGCGATGATCAGGATCGCGAAGAGGTCGTCGACGACGGCGAGGGTGAGCAGGAAGGCGCGCAGGGCGCTCGGCAGGGATGTGCCGATGACGGCGAGCACGGCGAGCGCGAAGGCGATGTCGGTGGCGGTCGGTACCGCCCAGCCCCGGAGGGAGCCGGCGCCGGTGATGTTGGTGAGGGTGTACACGAGCGCCGGTACGGCCATGCCGCACAGGGCCGCGACGACCGGCAGGACGGCGGCCTTGGGGTCGCGCAGGTCACCGGCGACGAGCTCGCGTTTCAGCTCGATGCCGGCCACGAAGAAGAAGACCGCGAGCAGGCCGTCGGCGGCCCAGTGGGCGACCGAGAGGTGCAGTCCGAGGGCAGCCGGGCCGAAGCGGAAGTGGCTGACGCTCTCGTAACTGTCGTGCAGCGCGGGGATGTTCGCCCAGATCAGTGCCGTGACCGCGGCCGCGAGCAGCAGTACGCCACCGACGGTCTCGGTGCGCAGCGCGTCCGCGACGTAGGTCCGTTCGGGCAGGGAGAGGCGTCCGAGGACCTTGCGGGGGGTGCTGCTGCGGGCGGGGGACACGGGGAGACCTCCGGTCGGTGGGCAGGGCAGTGCTCTTCGCCGACCAGACTTCCCGGCACACCTGGAGGATCACGTTTGCTTTGTTTAGTTTACCTAATGGGGGCGTCCGGCGCGCTGTGCCGGACGCCCCCACGGGACGAAGGCCCTCAGTCCTCGCTGGACGCCGCCGGCAGCTTCGACTGGATGAGGTCCATGACGGTGGAGTCCGTCAGCGTGGTGACGTCACCGAGCTGGCGGTTCTCGGCGACGTCGCGCAGCAGGCGGCGCATGATCTTGCCGGAGCGGGTCTTGGGCAGTTCGGCCACCGGCAGGATCCGCTTGGGCTTGGCGATCGGGCCGAGCGTGGCACCGACGTGGTTGCGCAGCTCGGCGATCAGGTCCTCGGTCTCGGCGGCGGTGCCGCGCAGGATGACGAAGGCAACGATCGCCTGTCCGGTGGTCTCGTCCGTCGCGCCGACGACGGCCGCCTCGGCGACCGACGGGTGGGACACCAGCGCCGACTCCACCTCGGTGGTGGAGATGTTGTGCCCGGACACGAGCATCACGTCGTCGACCCGGCCCAGCAGCCAGATGTCGCCGTCGTCGTCCTTCTTCGCGCCGTCGCCGGCGAAGTACTTGCCCTCGAAGCGGGACCAGTACGTGTCGATGAAGCGCTCGTCGTCGCCCCAGATGGTGCGCAGCATCGACGGCCACGGCTCGGTCAGCACCAGGTAGCCACCGCCGCCGTTCGGCACCTCGTTCGCCTCGTCGTCGACGACGGTGGCGGAGATGCCGGGCAGCGGGGTCTGCGCGGAGCCGGGCTTGGCGGCCGTGACGCCGGGCAGCGGCGAGATCATCATCGCGCCGGTCTCGGTCTGCCACCAGGTGTCCACGACCGGCGTGGCGTCGGCGCCGATGTTCTTCCGGTACCAGATCCAGGCCTCGGGGTTGATCGGCTCACCGACGGACCCCAGGACCCGCAGGCTGGACAGGTCGAACTTCGCGGGGATGTCGTCGCCCCACTTCATGAACGTCCGGATCGCGGTCGGCGCCGTGTACAGGATCGTCACGCCGTACTTCTGCACGATCTCCCAGAAGCGGCCCTGGTGCGGGGTGTCCGGGGTGCCCTCGTACATGACCTGCGTGGCACCATTGGCAAGCGGCCCGTAGACGATGTAGGAGTGCCCGGTGACCCAGCCGACGTCGGCCGTGCACCAGTACACGTCCGTCTCCGGCTTGAGGTCGAAGACGGCGTGGTGGGTGTACGCCGTCTGGGTCAGGTAGCCGCCGGAGGTGTGCAGGATGCCCTTCGGCTTACCCGTCGTACCGGACGTGTACAGGATGAACAGCGGGTGCTCGGCGTCGAAGGGCTCCGGCGTGTGCTCGGCCGACTGGCGGTCGACGATCTCGTGCCACCACACGTCCCGGCCCTCGCTCCAGGCGACCTCCTGCCCGGTACGGCGGACCACGAGGACGTGCTCGACGTTGCCCGCCTTGCCGACCGCCTCGTCCACGGCCGGCTTCAGCGCCGACGGCTTGCCGCGCCGGTAGCCGCCGTCGGAGGTGATGACGACGCGCGCGTCGGCGTCCTGGATGCGGGTGGCGAGGGCGTCGGCGGAGAAGCCGCCGAAGACCACGGAGTGGGCGGCGCCGATCCGGGCGCACGCCAGCATCGCGACCGCCGTCTCGGGGATCATCGGCATGTAGATGGCGACCCGGTCGCCGGCCTGGACTCCCAGCTCCAGCAGGGCGTTGGCGGCCTTGCTCACCTCGTCCTTGAGCTCGGCGTAGGTGATGGCGCGGCCGTCGCCCGGCTCGCCCTCGAAGTGGATGGCGACCCGGTCGCCGTTGCCGGCCTCGACATGGCGGTCGACGCAGTTGTAGGCGACGTTGAGCGCGCCGTCCTTGAACCACTTGGCGAACGGCGGGTTCGACCAGTCCAGCGTCTCGGTCGGCTCCTTGGCCCAGGCCAGCCGGCGGGCCTGCTCGGCCCAGAAGCCGAGCCTGTCAGCCTTGGCCTGTTCGTACGCCTCCGCCGTGACGTTGGCGTTGGCTGCCAGGTCGGCGGGGGGCTCGAACCTGCGCTCTTCCTTGAGCAGGTTGGCCAGGCTCTCGTTGCTCACGGCATCTGCCTTTCCCAGGGTGTCCGTTGTGTCCCAGGCCACAGCTCATCAGACCCGAGGGGCCGATGACAAGGGTCGACCGATAATTGGTTTAGACCTGTCATGGGGTGCCGGTCGGGTCGGTTCGGTTGCCGTGGCCTGGGGTCATTCGTACCCACGGAGGCCGACCGGGCGGGGTTCAGCGGTGTAACGCCCTTCACACCGGTCCGGTCGTCGCCGTCGCCGCGGTCACGAGGTCACATCGGCCACCCCCACATGGCCGAACACCTGCTCCTCCCGCGCCCCCGTCAGCAGATATGCCTGTGCCTCGCCCACGTGGAAGTACATCCCGTGCAGCTCCAGCGTCCCCTCCTCAAGGGCTCGCGCCACCGACTCGTGCGCCCGCAGGTGCTCCAACTGCTGTACCACGTTGGTCAGGCACAGCTGCTCCACCGCGTCGGCGGGTGTCCGGCCCGCCAGCCGGGCCCAGGGCCGGTCGGAGTCGGCCATGCGCTCCAGGCTCGGCAGTCCGTTGCGCAGCCATCGCTCGAGCGGCGTCCGCGCGCGCCCGGGCTCGGCGTCGAGCAGCGCCTGCATCGCCCCGCACCCGGAGTGCCCGCACACGGTGACGGACCGCACCTTCAGCACGTCCACCGCGTACTCGATGGCCGCCGCCACCGAGTCGTCGCCGCTCCCCTCGCCCGGCGGCGGCACGAGGTTGCCGACATTGCGCACCACGAACAGGTCTCCCGGACCGCTGGAGGTGATCATCGACGTGACCAGCCGGGAGTCCGCGCAGGTGAGGAAGAGCTGAGAGGGGCGCTGCCCTTCCCGGGCGAGCCTGGCCAGCTCGCCCCGCACGAGCGGTGCGGTCTTGTGCTGGAACGCGCTGATGCCGCGCGCCAGTTGGTGCCCACTGCGGCCGGCCGCCGGAGCCTGGTGAGCGTCGGCCGGGGCGGGCCGGGGGTGCTGGCACTGGTGGTTGCGCCACGGTGTCCAGGGGTGGCAGCGGCAGCCGACGGAGGCGGTCGCATCACCGGCGGCCGTGGTGGTCCCGGGCTCGGCGGCGCGGTCGGCCCCGGGGTCGGCCCCGGGGTCGGGCCCGCCGGTGTTCAGGCCGGTCCGACGGCCGGTCAGTTCCACCGTGCCGCCCTGGGCCGTGTGCGTGTTGCGCCAGTCCTGCAACGACTCGTACGCCGCGTGGTCCATGAACGAACCGTCCAACTCCACGACGGCGTGGGCGCCTCGGGGGACGAGATGCAGGGCCCGGCTGAGCCGGGGCACCGCGAGGAACGTCAACTGGCCCCGGACGCGTACATGGTGGACTCCCTCCTGCTCGTCGTGGGTGATGCGGGTGCGGGCGAGGCGGTGCATGGAGACGGCGACGGCCATGGCGATCCCGAGCAGCACGCCTTGGAGGACGCCGAAAACGACCACGCCGAGTGTGGTGACGGCGTACACCAGCACCTCTCGGTGGCGGGTCACCGTGCGGATGTGGTGCAGGGACACCATCTGGATGCCGACGGCCATCACCAGGGCGGCGAGCGATGCCAGCGGGATGAGCTGCAGAAGCGGGACCAGCAGCAGCGCGGCGATCACTACGAGAACGCCGTGCAGCATCGTGGAGTTCCGGCTCACGGCACCCGCGTTCACATTCGCCGAGCTCCGCACCGCCACTCCGGCCACCGGCAGTCCGCCGAGCGCGCCGGAGACGATGTTGGCGGCCCCCTGCCCGAGCAGCTCGCGGTTGAGGTCGGAGCGTCCGGCCCGGGGCGTCGGTCCCGGCCGGGCGGCGGCGAGCTTGTCGACGGCGACGGCGCCGAGCAGTGACTGCACGCTGCAGACGAGGGTGGTGGTGAGCACGGCGGTCGCCAGGCCGAGCGCCGGGCCCTGGGGAAGTCCGGCCAGGGCGTGGCTGCTCCAGGACGGCAGATCCACCCTGGGCAGGTGCAGGCCGGTGAGGGAGGCGGCCGTGGTGGCGCCGGTGACGGCGATCAGCGCGGCCGGGACGCGGCGCAGGTGTCGTCCCGCTCTGCCGGGGATCCGGGGCCAGAGCAGGAGCAGGGCGAGGGTGAGCACGCTGACGGTCACCGCGGCCGGGTGCACGTTCGCCAGCTGGGCGGGCAGTGCGCGGACGTTGGCGAGGACGGAGCTCTGCGGGGTGCCGCCGAGGACGATGTGCAACTGGGCCACGGCGATGGTGACGCCGATGCCGGCGAGCATGCCGTGCACGATGGCCGGGCTGACGGCGAGGGCGCCGCGGGCCACGCGCAGGCAGCCGAGGCCCAGTTGGGCGAGACCCGCCAGGACCGTGATGGCGCAGGTCGTACGCCAGCCGTAGCGGTGGATGAGGTCGGCGGTGACCACCGTGAGTCCGGCGGCGGGGCCGCTGACCTGGAGTGGGGAGCCGCCGAGCCGGCCGGCGACGAGTCCGCCGACGGCGGCGGCGACCAGGCCGGCCTGGAGCGGCGCGCCGGTGGCGAGGGCGATGCCCAGGGACAGGGGGAGAGCGATCAGGAAGACCGCGACGGACGCGGACACATCGGCACCGTCGATGTGGAAGCGGCGGTGCGGGGGCGTCGGTGGGCTGTGGGACTGGTTCGTGCGCTCGGGCCGAGTGGGGTCGGTGGCGCGGGTGGGTGTGCAGGCTGACATGTTTCCCGTCTCCTCCGGGGCAGCGGTCGCGGATCAGGTGGTCCCCGTCGATGGCGGGGCTCGGGTCGCGGCCGTGGGTCACGGCGTACAGCGGCGGGATGATTCAACGCTCGGTAAACGAATCGTAATTCAGAGTAAAGGTAAGGCATAGACTTTTCTGGCAAATAGAGCATTCAATCACTTGAATGGGTGAAGCGGCTATTTCAGCGGCTTGTCGTACTAATTCCTTCTCGGGTCCGTGCGACCTTGGCGGCGCTGTCGGGCCTGCCCGGCACACCACCAGAGAACGCCCCGTCGGCGTTGGCCTGAGAGAAGGAAGAAGGTGGGCGGAAGATGGCCGCCACCCAGAGGATCGCCGCGTGCGCCGTGATCGCCGCGGCGTGCGCCACCTCACTCGCCGGTTGCGCGATCGGCTCCAACGGTTCCAAGGAAGGTGCCGCCGGCCCGCAGAAGCTCAAGCCGGGCCGCCAGGCCGCCCCCAAGCAGGTCTTCCGCCTGATCGGCGACGGCTCCACCGCTTACACCGGAGCCCAGCCGCACCTGCCGAGACCCGAACGTCTCAAGCCGGGCCAGAAGCCGCCGCAGTTCGTCGTCTTCTCCTGGGACGGGGCGGGCGAGGACAGCCAGAAACTGTTCTCCCACTTCCGCGAGCTGTCCAAGGCCAACCACGCGACGATGACGTACTTCCTCAGCGGCGTGTACATGCTGCCGGAGGACAAGCGGGACCTCTACCGGCCGCCGCAGCACTCGCCGGGCCGCTCCGACATCGGCTTCAACGACGAGAAGGGGATCGCCGACACCGTGAAGCAGCTGCGCCTGGCGTGGCTGGAGGGCAACGAGATCGGCACCCACTTCAACGGTCACTTCTGCGGCAAGAACGGTGGCGTCGGCGAGTGGTCGGTCGACGAGTGGAAGGACGAGATCGCCCAGGCGAAGCAGTTCGTGAAGTCCTGGAAGACGAACGCGGGGATGAAGAAGGCGGCCTCGCTGCCCTTCGACTACGACAAGGAACTCATCGGGGCGCGCACCCCCTGTCTCGAGGGCCAGCAGAACTTCATGAAGGCCGCGAGCCAGCTCGGCTTCCGCTACGACACCAGCGGGGTCGACAACCAGGTCTGGCCGAACAAGCGCTACGGCCTGTGGGACCTGTCCATGCAGCTCGTGCCGTTCCCCGGTCACCGCTATGAACAACTCACCATGGACTACAACTTCATGGTCAACCAGTCCGGCACCCGCACCCAGGGCGATCCCGCCAAGTTCGAGTACTGGGGCGACCAGATGCGTGAGGGCCTGCTCGCCGGCTTCCACCGGGCCTACGACGGCAACCGCGCGCCCCTGGTCATCGGCAACCACTTCGAGTCCTGGAACGGCGGCACCTACATGCGGGCCGTCGACGACGTCGTCGAGCAGGTGTGCAACAAGCCCGAGGTGCGCTGCGTGTCCTTCCACCAATTGGCCGACTGGCTGGACGCGCAGGACCCGCAGGTCCTGGCGAAGCTGCGCACCCTGAACGTCGGCGAGGCCCCGAAGCAGGGCTGGGCGTCCTTCCTGGAGGGCCGCCCGGCCCCGGCACCGAAGGGCGTGCCGGGGGCGCCGGCCGCCAAGCGGTAGCCCCCCGTCACACGGGGGCGACGGCGCCCTCGCCCAGCACGAACGCGGGGTCGACCTGCGCCGCCAGGTCGGCCCCCGTGCGGGCGTTGCCCCACGCGTCGGCGTTCTTCAGATGGAAGTGCACCATCTGGCGTGTGTAGCGCTCTGCGTCGCGCAGCTCGTACGTCGCGTCCGCGGCGACCCGCAGGACCCGCAGGGCGCGGCGATTGGCGTCCTCCAGGAGCTCGAACCGGGGCGGGCGGCCCTTCTCCATGGCGCGCACCCAGTCGGAGTGTCCGAAGGTCCCCAGCAGGTCGTCCCCCACCTCGGCGCGCAGGAAGTCGAGGTCGTCCTGGCCCTGCACCTTGTTGCCGACGACCTTCAGGACGACGCCGTAGTCCCGGGCGTACTCCTTGTACTGGCGGTAGACGGAGACTCCCTTCCGGGTCGGTTCGGCGACGAGGAACGTGATGTCGAAGCGGGTGAACATGCCGGAGGCGAAGGAGTCCGAGCCCGCCGTCATGTCCACCACGACGTACTCGCCGCGCCCGTCCACCAGGTGGTTCAGGCACAGCTCCACCGCTCCCGTCTTGGAGTGGTAGCAGGCGACCCCGAGATCGGCTTCGGTGAAGGAACCGGTGACCATCAAACGGACGGCGCCGCCGTCGAGTTCCACCGGCCGGGCACAGGCGTCGTAGACCGGGTTGTCCTCGCACACCCGCAGCAGCCGTGAGCCCTCGCCGGGCGGGGTGGTCTTGATCATCGTCTCGGCGGAGGCGATACGCGGGTTGGAGCCGCGCAGGTACTCCTTGATCAGCGGCAGCCGGTCGCCCATCGCGGGAAGCGCGGCGGCCTCCGCCTCGTCGAGGCCGAGCGCGGCGCCCAGGTGCTGGTTGATGTCGGCGTCGACCGAGAGGACGGGCGCGCCGGCCGCCGCGAGGTGGCGGATGAACAGGGAGGACAGCGTCGTCTTGCCGCTGCCGCCCTTCCCGACGAAAGCAATTTTCATGTTCACGAAGCGTAGTCATCCGATAACTGTAAGTGGCATGCGTACGTGAAGAAGACCACTCGTTCGTGGGGTTCGCCCCCGGAATGGCTAGTGTCGTACTCATGAGTACGACAGGCGCTACCGTCGATCCGCTCGCCGCCCTGGGTTCGCTGCCCGGTGTGCCCGAGTCAGTGGAGTCCGTGCGCAAGGCCGTGGACCGGGTCTACGGGCACCGGGTCATGCGGCGCCGCAGCAACGAGATCACCTCCGAGGCGGCCCTGCGCGGCGCCCGCGGCTCGGCGGCGCTGTCCGGCGCCGACTGGGCTCTGGAGGAGGTGCGCCGACGGACCGACTTCAGCGGTGACGACGACGCGCGCGTGATGGGCGCGGCGCTCAGGCTCACCGCCGAGGCGGGACAGCTGCTGTCCATCTGGCGGCAGTCACCCCTGCGGGTGCTCGCCCGGCTGCACATGGTGGCCGCGGCGACCAATGGCGAGCAGGTCGGACGTCCGCGGCAGGCGGGCGAGCCCGTCGACGAGCCGCTGATCGAGCTGCCGCTGCCGGGCGCGGACGAGGTCCACGGCCGGCTGGAGGGCCTTGCCGAGCTCGTCATCGCGGGCAGTTCCGCCCCGGCCCTGGTGACGGCCGCCGTCGTCCATGGCGAACTCCTCGCGCTGCGCCCCTTCGCGTCCCACAACGGCCTCGTCGGGCGCACGGCCGAGCGCATCGTGCTGGTGGGCAGCGGTCTCGACCCGAAGTCCGTCTGCCCCGCCGAGGTCGGCCACGCCGAACTGGGCCGTGCGGCCTACCTGGCGGCGCTCGACGGCTATGTCTCGGGCACCCCGGACGG
The sequence above is drawn from the Streptomyces sp. SLBN-31 genome and encodes:
- a CDS encoding alpha/beta fold hydrolase, giving the protein MTDPATPSAQPTSVVRPDALPDGTKVTHRDVAANGARFHIAEAGDGPLVLLLHGFPQFWWTWRHQLTALADAGFRAVAMDLRGVGGSDRTPRGYDPTNLVLDITGVVRSLGEPDAALVGHDLGGYLAWTAAVMRPKLVRRLAVTSMPHPRRWRSAMVTDVKQTRAGSYIWGFQRPWIPERQLTADDGAQVAELIREWSGPRQPDDETLDTYRRAMCIPSTAHCSVEPYRWMVRSLARPDGIQFNRRMKRPLRVPTLHLHGSLDPVMRTRSAAGSGEYVEAPYRWRLFDGLGHFPHEEDPAAFSAELINWLKDPEPDR
- a CDS encoding MarP family serine protease, which produces MNVLDILLLVAAVWFAIVGYRQGFVVGILSVIGFLGGGLVAVYTLPVVWDALTDNAEVSTTAAVVAVVVVIVCASVGQALTTHLGNKLRRYITWSPARALDATGGALVNVVAMLLVAWLIGSALAGTTLPTLGKEVRSSKVLLGVSRALPNQADTWFADFSSVLAQNGFPQVFSPFSNEPITDVRPPDPALANSPVATRAKKSIVKVMGTATSCGKVLEGSGFVFGDRRVMTNAHVVGGVDEPTVQIGGEGRKYDATVVLYDWHRDIAVLDVPDLKAPALKFSATDARSGDGAIIAGFPENGSYDVRAARVRGRIPANGPDIYHRGTVRRDVYSLYATVRQGNSGGPLLTPQGEVYGVVFAKSLDDADTGYALTADEIQEDIAQGRSANQQVDSDSCAL
- a CDS encoding phage holin family protein; translation: MSAPDGSPVGAERSIGQLFASATTELSALVHDEIALAKAQLKQDVKRGATSGGAFTGAGAVLVFSLPMLNFALAYGIRTWSDWNLAICFLLSFAANVLVAAVLALIGMSFAKKAKKSQGPQKVAASMKETAGVLQKAKPHPRPEHPAIEDRAPAAIEAVARSSS
- the nhaA gene encoding Na+/H+ antiporter NhaA yields the protein MSPARSSTPRKVLGRLSLPERTYVADALRTETVGGVLLLAAAVTALIWANIPALHDSYESVSHFRFGPAALGLHLSVAHWAADGLLAVFFFVAGIELKRELVAGDLRDPKAAVLPVVAALCGMAVPALVYTLTNITGAGSLRGWAVPTATDIAFALAVLAVIGTSLPSALRAFLLTLAVVDDLFAILIIAVFFTGSIDFAALGGAVVGLAVFWLLLRKGVRGWYVYAPLALVIWGLMYNSGVHATIAGVAMGLMLRCHRHEGEAHSPGEQIEHLVRPLSAGLAVPLFALFSAGVAVSGGALGDVFTKPETLGVVLGLVVGKAVGIFGGTWLTARFTRASLSGDLEWADVFAVATLAGIGFTVSLLIGELAFDGDAVLTDEVKAAVLTGSLIAATLATVLLKIRNAKYRRLCEAEERDEDADGIPDIYEEDDPAYHLRMAAIHEKKAAEHRRIAEEKAAERGAVAQVPGGAGDDDSRPA
- a CDS encoding CoA pyrophosphatase, whose translation is MTRASDTQGGPVTLSKEGLPDWLGPVVRAVETVQPLQLSRFLPPEDGAGRQSAVLVLFGEGERGPELLLMERAGSLRSHAGQPSFPGGALDPEDGDPHTDGPLRAALREAEEETGLDPSGVQLFGVLPKLYIPVSGFVVTPVMGWWREPSPVAAVDPNETARVFTVPVADLTDPANRATTVHPSGHRGPAFLVESALVWGFTAGIIDRLLHYSGWERPWDREKQVPLDWRS